The Oligoflexia bacterium nucleotide sequence TGTATTGTCGGGCTTGTCACAGATCGTGATCTTACGTGTTATCCCTTAGCCTACAAGATTTCACCTGATTCCCCACTTTCTGAAGTGATGACCACTGAGCCTTTATGTGCGAGTGAGAGTGCAGCTCTTAGCGAAGTTATTCAAATCATGGTTGAAAATGGTTTACGTAGAATTCCAATAATAAATAAATCAGGGAACAAACAAAAATGTGTAGGTATAGTCACATTAGACGATTTGATAGTTACAAAAAGTATAGAATTAAATGATGTAATAAAAATTATCACAACGCAAGTTCGACATATCGCACATTTAACCGCACCGGGGCACGCTAAAAAAAGTGATGAGCAAGCAGAGTTAAGGCATGAGGCGAAAACGTCTCAAACTTTGGCGCGGTTTGAAAAATCTGTTTTAGAAAAAAGTGGTTTAAAAAAAGCACACGCACGAACAGTAACAAGTCTTATTTTATCTTCGATTGTAAGGCGCCTTTCGTTTACTGATGCTGCTCATTTTATTTCTCAGCTTCCACAAAAACTTCACGATGATCTCTATGATTTACCAGCGGGGCCTGATCGTCACGTTTCTGCAAAACACTTGATCAGTGATGTCTGTACTTATTTAGGAGTGTCAAAGTCAGAGGGGCAT carries:
- a CDS encoding CBS domain-containing protein, with protein sequence MSETINTLEKFINRKIIVLHTDNSIFQAARAMCDHNIGCVVISDHHGCIVGLVTDRDLTCYPLAYKISPDSPLSEVMTTEPLCASESAALSEVIQIMVENGLRRIPIINKSGNKQKCVGIVTLDDLIVTKSIELNDVIKIITTQVRHIAHLTAPGHAKKSDEQAELRHEAKTSQTLARFEKSVLEKSGLKKAHARTVTSLILSSIVRRLSFTDAAHFISQLPQKLHDDLYDLPAGPDRHVSAKHLISDVCTYLGVSKSEGHEVTEACCAGMANHLDPHELEKVKSQLPSDMSALFKLLEKKKKATAVNLNN